Proteins co-encoded in one Pseudarthrobacter chlorophenolicus A6 genomic window:
- a CDS encoding ECF transporter S component — MTTSAIKKPASRSWRVVDIVVAALIAIAGGVIFWAWSQGATALSGPIKIVYPPLTGLLAGGWMIPAVLGMLIIRKPGAAVFCETVAATGELFMGSPYGTSVLFSGFVQGLGAEIIFAIFVYRKFNLPASLLAGAAAGLFCGLNDAFAPWGWNVADSGEYKLVYIVCTVISGAIIAGALAWIATRGLAKTGVLSSFASRKAATEPVFS; from the coding sequence ATGACTACTTCAGCAATCAAAAAGCCCGCCAGCAGGTCCTGGCGCGTCGTTGACATCGTGGTGGCGGCCCTGATCGCCATCGCCGGCGGCGTCATCTTCTGGGCCTGGTCCCAGGGAGCGACAGCCCTGTCCGGTCCGATCAAAATCGTTTACCCGCCCCTCACCGGCCTGCTGGCCGGCGGCTGGATGATTCCGGCCGTCCTGGGCATGCTCATTATCCGCAAACCGGGCGCTGCCGTGTTCTGCGAAACCGTCGCCGCGACCGGGGAACTCTTTATGGGATCCCCTTACGGTACCTCCGTGCTGTTCTCCGGATTCGTCCAGGGCCTGGGCGCCGAGATCATCTTCGCCATCTTCGTCTACCGGAAATTCAACCTTCCGGCCTCGCTGCTGGCCGGCGCCGCGGCGGGCCTCTTCTGCGGCCTGAACGACGCCTTCGCACCGTGGGGCTGGAATGTCGCCGACTCCGGCGAATACAAATTGGTGTACATCGTTTGCACCGTCATTTCCGGGGCCATCATCGCCGGCGCGCTCGCTTGGATCGCCACCCGCGGCCTGGCCAAGACCGGCGTGCTGAGCTCCTTTGCATCCCGGAAGGCCGCTACGGAGCCCGTCTTCTCCTGA
- a CDS encoding DUF4235 domain-containing protein: MNLLIKLLGTGVSLGAGFAGTKLVNTIWEKTTGNKPPTGKGEDVPTSLRSALTFALISAFVSTIIQVLANRGTQRAITRFAKTQDIV; this comes from the coding sequence ATGAACCTTCTCATCAAGCTGCTCGGCACCGGCGTAAGCCTGGGTGCAGGATTCGCCGGCACCAAGCTGGTCAACACCATCTGGGAAAAGACCACGGGCAACAAGCCGCCCACCGGCAAGGGCGAGGACGTCCCCACCAGCCTTCGCTCGGCCCTGACGTTCGCGCTGATCTCCGCGTTTGTCAGCACCATCATCCAGGTCCTGGCCAACCGCGGCACGCAGCGGGCCATCACCCGTTTCGCCAAGACGCAGGACATCGTCTAA
- the mnhG gene encoding monovalent cation/H(+) antiporter subunit G, with the protein MSPDLTSVDGWIDVVSAVFMVVGAVMSLGAAIGLLRFPDLLSRMHAATKPQVLGLFLLLASIGLQMRTLWVWPVLVVAWIFQLLTVPVSAHMVGRAGYRTKHLHRELLTSDELDAVVQKAAAQAAREGSEDDGSTR; encoded by the coding sequence ATGAGTCCGGACCTGACCAGCGTGGACGGCTGGATTGACGTGGTGTCCGCCGTGTTCATGGTGGTGGGAGCCGTCATGTCCCTGGGTGCCGCAATCGGCCTGCTGCGGTTCCCGGACCTGCTGAGCCGCATGCACGCCGCCACCAAGCCGCAGGTGCTGGGACTGTTCCTGCTGCTGGCCTCCATCGGGCTGCAGATGCGCACGTTGTGGGTATGGCCGGTCCTGGTGGTGGCTTGGATCTTCCAGCTGCTGACGGTTCCCGTGTCCGCCCACATGGTGGGCCGCGCCGGGTACCGGACCAAACACCTGCACCGGGAACTGCTGACCTCGGACGAGCTAGATGCGGTAGTGCAGAAAGCCGCCGCCCAGGCCGCCCGTGAGGGCAGCGAGGACGACGGCTCAACCCGCTGA
- a CDS encoding monovalent cation/H+ antiporter complex subunit F, whose product MMQAVLAVTAVILSLAAGGAIIRIARGPSLLDRVLASDVLLAILGAALCIDMAVNRHLNNLMLVVAISVIGFIGSVTVARFVSDRREHPSEP is encoded by the coding sequence ATGATGCAGGCTGTCCTGGCCGTGACGGCCGTCATCCTCTCCCTCGCCGCCGGCGGGGCAATTATCCGGATCGCTCGCGGCCCGTCGCTGCTGGACCGGGTGCTGGCCTCGGACGTCCTGCTGGCCATCCTGGGTGCGGCGCTGTGCATTGACATGGCCGTGAACCGGCACCTGAACAACCTGATGCTGGTGGTTGCCATCTCCGTGATCGGCTTCATCGGGTCAGTGACCGTGGCGCGATTCGTCTCCGACCGGAGGGAACACCCCAGTGAGCCCTGA
- a CDS encoding Na+/H+ antiporter subunit E: MSRQRISLRQELPLLVWLVIVWGALWQDFSPGNLLFGALLAIAVARLFYLPPVELSGRFNVRHAIPFALMFLGRVVVASFQILYLAAVRGPKVHNAVVAVTLRSHQDLIVTATGHVISLIPGSLVVEVDRSTSTLYLHAINISSAEDVENLRNEVRAIEAGLIRIMGTNEELAIVRAEAAS; encoded by the coding sequence ATGAGCCGCCAGCGGATTTCCCTTCGCCAGGAGCTTCCGCTCCTCGTCTGGCTGGTCATCGTGTGGGGCGCCCTCTGGCAGGATTTCAGCCCCGGCAACCTGCTGTTCGGGGCGCTGCTGGCCATCGCCGTCGCCCGGCTGTTCTACCTGCCGCCCGTGGAGCTCAGCGGACGCTTCAATGTCCGGCATGCCATCCCCTTCGCGCTGATGTTCCTGGGCCGGGTGGTGGTAGCCAGTTTCCAGATTCTCTACCTCGCCGCCGTCCGCGGGCCCAAGGTGCACAACGCGGTGGTTGCCGTGACGCTGCGGAGCCACCAGGACCTCATCGTCACCGCCACCGGCCATGTGATCTCGCTGATCCCGGGCTCGCTGGTGGTGGAAGTGGACCGCTCAACCTCCACCCTGTATTTGCACGCCATCAACATCAGCTCCGCCGAGGACGTGGAAAACCTGCGCAATGAAGTGCGTGCCATCGAGGCCGGACTGATCCGGATCATGGGCACCAATGAAGAACTCGCCATCGTACGGGCGGAGGCAGCATCATGA
- a CDS encoding Na+/H+ antiporter subunit D: MNIASLAPLAVVLPILGAALTFLLIRHSRAQRAVSIGLLSLTLLLECFLMAAVWDGGTVAVSLGGWIPPWGIVLVVDQFSSLMLVVSSAVSLAVLVYATGQGMADGDKDAPVSIFHPTYLILVAGVSNAFLSGDLFNLYVGFEILLTASYVLMTLGGTGPRIRAGVTYVVVSVVSSVLFLISIAMVYGATGTVNMADLAIKLGELDQGTKTLLHVMLLVAFGIKAAVFPLSFWLPDSYPTAPAPVTAVFAGLLTKVGVYAMVRTETLLFPGDTLNTPLMIAALLTMVVGILGALAQSDIKRLLSFTLVSHIGYMVFGLAMSSVVGLAAAIFYVAHHITIQTSLFLVTGLIERRGGSSSVDRLGGLAKISPLLALLFFIPGMNLAGIPPFSGFLGKVGLLQAGVELGTPLAYALVIGGVVTSLLTLLAVARVWNRAFWRRPADAEHPDPVLLAAPGQPVEEEVLDDEPVGTAGRIGLAAPVLSRAGNGGSSTLVRSTLMPRTMVGPTAGLVVLGMALTVFAGPLFGLSDRAAADMLDRGPYIHAVLGEDVTVPGVGAAAGGGK, from the coding sequence GTGAACATCGCCAGTCTGGCCCCGCTCGCCGTCGTACTTCCCATCCTGGGCGCCGCCCTGACCTTCCTGCTGATCCGGCACTCCCGTGCCCAGCGGGCCGTCAGCATCGGGCTGCTGTCCCTGACCCTGCTGCTCGAATGCTTCCTGATGGCGGCGGTGTGGGACGGCGGCACTGTGGCCGTCAGCCTCGGCGGATGGATTCCGCCGTGGGGCATCGTGCTGGTGGTGGACCAGTTCTCGTCACTGATGCTGGTGGTTTCCTCCGCGGTGAGCCTCGCGGTCCTCGTGTACGCCACGGGCCAGGGCATGGCCGACGGCGACAAGGACGCACCGGTGTCCATCTTCCACCCCACCTACCTGATCCTGGTGGCCGGGGTGTCCAACGCCTTCCTCTCCGGCGATCTTTTCAACCTGTATGTGGGCTTCGAGATCCTGCTGACGGCAAGCTACGTCCTGATGACACTGGGCGGCACCGGGCCCCGAATCCGCGCCGGCGTCACCTACGTGGTGGTGTCCGTGGTGTCCTCGGTGCTGTTCCTGATCTCCATTGCCATGGTCTATGGGGCCACCGGAACCGTGAACATGGCGGACCTGGCCATCAAGCTCGGCGAACTGGACCAGGGCACCAAGACCCTCCTGCACGTCATGCTGCTGGTGGCGTTCGGCATCAAGGCCGCAGTGTTCCCGCTGTCCTTCTGGCTGCCTGACTCCTACCCCACGGCGCCCGCCCCGGTCACCGCAGTGTTCGCCGGCCTGCTCACCAAGGTGGGCGTTTACGCCATGGTCCGCACTGAGACCCTGCTGTTCCCCGGAGACACCCTGAACACCCCGCTGATGATAGCGGCGCTGCTCACCATGGTGGTGGGAATCCTGGGCGCCCTAGCGCAGAGCGACATCAAACGTCTGCTCTCGTTCACCCTGGTCAGCCACATCGGCTACATGGTGTTCGGGCTGGCCATGTCATCGGTTGTGGGCCTGGCGGCCGCCATCTTCTACGTGGCCCACCACATCACCATCCAAACCAGCCTGTTCCTGGTCACCGGCCTGATCGAACGCCGCGGAGGCAGCTCCTCCGTGGACAGGCTGGGCGGGCTGGCCAAGATCTCGCCGCTGCTGGCGCTCCTGTTCTTCATCCCCGGCATGAACCTCGCAGGCATCCCGCCCTTCTCCGGGTTCCTCGGCAAGGTAGGCCTGCTGCAGGCCGGCGTGGAACTGGGAACGCCGTTGGCCTACGCCCTGGTGATCGGCGGAGTGGTCACCAGCCTCCTGACGCTGCTGGCGGTGGCCAGGGTCTGGAACCGTGCCTTCTGGCGGCGTCCTGCCGACGCCGAGCACCCGGATCCTGTGCTGCTGGCCGCGCCCGGGCAGCCGGTGGAAGAGGAAGTCCTGGACGACGAACCCGTGGGTACAGCGGGCCGGATCGGCCTGGCAGCGCCGGTCCTCAGCCGGGCTGGAAACGGTGGAAGCAGCACGCTGGTGCGGTCCACTCTGATGCCCCGCACCATGGTGGGCCCCACTGCCGGCCTGGTGGTCCTGGGCATGGCGCTGACCGTCTTCGCAGGACCCCTGTTCGGGCTGTCCGACCGGGCAGCGGCAGACATGCTGGACCGCGGCCCGTACATCCACGCCGTCCTGGGTGAGGACGTTACCGTCCCGGGCGTTGGAGCAGCCGCGGGAGGAGGAAAATGA
- a CDS encoding Na(+)/H(+) antiporter subunit C, whose protein sequence is MSINLALLLVMGALYACGIYLILERSLTRVLLGLMLLANATNLLILATGGYSGLAPLFSKDTAAGDYNDPLPQALILTSIVISFAVTAFMLGIIYRTWVLAREDEIQDDVEDLRVAETPSFDAEDDAEIPAETSEFPLTMLGGDGQDISDHRPGTCDETSGGLEASARAHGGTDTVVAGDREMPTEHAAQEEKPGSPNVKPSPEGGGQ, encoded by the coding sequence ATGAGCATCAACCTCGCCCTGCTCCTGGTCATGGGTGCCCTGTATGCCTGCGGCATCTACCTGATCCTGGAGCGCAGCCTTACCCGGGTCCTGCTGGGCCTCATGCTCCTGGCCAATGCCACCAACCTGCTGATCCTTGCCACCGGCGGCTACTCCGGCCTGGCCCCGCTGTTCTCCAAGGACACCGCCGCGGGGGACTACAACGATCCGCTGCCTCAGGCGCTGATCCTGACGTCCATTGTGATCTCGTTCGCGGTGACCGCCTTCATGCTCGGCATCATCTACCGGACCTGGGTGCTGGCCCGCGAGGACGAAATCCAGGATGACGTGGAGGACCTCCGCGTCGCCGAAACCCCCAGCTTCGACGCCGAGGACGACGCCGAGATTCCCGCCGAAACGTCCGAGTTCCCGCTCACCATGCTGGGCGGAGACGGGCAGGATATCTCGGACCACCGGCCGGGCACCTGCGATGAGACTTCCGGCGGCCTTGAAGCGTCCGCCAGGGCGCACGGCGGCACCGACACCGTGGTGGCGGGCGACCGCGAGATGCCCACCGAGCACGCGGCCCAGGAAGAGAAACCCGGCTCACCCAACGTCAAGCCCAGCCCGGAAGGAGGCGGACAGTGA
- a CDS encoding Na+/H+ antiporter subunit A, with protein sequence MITVLAVHFSVAVLAPLFFRKWGRNAFYALATVPAASFVWLLFQHGPVYSEQGAVAEVIPWIPGLHLEFAFRMDPLAWVMSLLVLGVGALVLLYCARYFKRKDQDLGAFGAQLLAFAGAMFGLVVADDLLLLFIFWELTTILSYLLIGFARTRLAARRSALQALMVTTAGGLAMLVGLIMLGQTAGTYRISAILELAQALAEGPSGAMVSAAVVLILVGAITKSALVPFHFWLPGAMAAPTPVSAYLHAAAMVKAGIYLVARLAPGFAETAYWQPVVLGLGLATMLVGGYRALRQTDIKLILAYGTVSQLGFLTMVVGLGTPDAALAGLAMLLAHGLFKATLFLVVGIIDHQSGTRDVRKLSGVFRSSRALGIVAGIGAASMAGVPFLAGFVAKESVLEAFVHHAGDPDAGPWGMVVLVGLVLGSVLTFAYSARFMWGAFAVKPGVEPTKFKAVRPSFIAAPAILSILTIAYGLWPVPVDAWIQPYAALFASAAPDAGTPGEQAGHLALWHGLTPALGLTALTFVLGAAMYFGRNAVARAQALVPDWVDADRAYQLTIGALDDIAVWITGRTQRGSLYFYLAVILTVAFVLPLTAILFAGKPLPDNIYLVDPGSPLQIVAGIGIVIGALAAVKANKRFLAVLMVSVTGYGIALMFALQGAPDLALTQMLVETIILVAFVLGMRRLPPELRDRTGGKYRVVRVIIGAAFGATMVFAAIYAMGARVAQPISLQFPQLAYEGGGGLNIVNVTLVDIRAWDTFGEITVLALAATGVASLIFVRGRGDRLRASASVAEGTVGRFHGVDPGSRDGAALAISRKFATATRDAWLVAGRTLAPERRSIIFEVVTRLVFHSLVIFSLYLLFAGHNLPGGGFAGGLTAGLALTIRYLAGGRFELSEATPVSAGGLLGIGLATAAGSGVAPLFLGGQVFQSAIIQFWLPVFGDIKFVTSTIFDIGVYIVVVGLVLDVLRSLGAEVDVHIEERGSEPAEYEEPEDMPAETISGGKA encoded by the coding sequence GTGATCACAGTCCTTGCCGTGCACTTTTCGGTGGCTGTGCTGGCGCCGTTGTTCTTCAGGAAATGGGGCCGCAACGCATTCTACGCTCTGGCCACCGTTCCCGCTGCCTCGTTCGTCTGGCTTCTGTTCCAGCACGGCCCCGTCTATTCGGAGCAGGGCGCGGTGGCCGAGGTCATTCCCTGGATTCCCGGCCTCCACCTCGAGTTCGCGTTCCGCATGGACCCGCTGGCCTGGGTGATGTCGCTGCTGGTGCTGGGCGTCGGCGCCCTGGTGCTGCTGTACTGCGCCCGGTACTTCAAGCGGAAGGACCAGGACCTCGGCGCATTCGGCGCGCAGCTCCTGGCCTTCGCCGGAGCCATGTTCGGGCTGGTGGTGGCCGATGACCTGCTGCTGCTCTTCATTTTCTGGGAACTCACCACCATCCTGTCCTACCTGCTGATCGGCTTCGCCCGGACCAGGCTGGCGGCCCGGCGCTCGGCGCTGCAGGCCCTGATGGTCACCACCGCCGGCGGCCTGGCCATGCTGGTGGGGCTCATCATGCTGGGCCAGACGGCCGGAACCTACCGCATCTCGGCCATCCTCGAACTGGCCCAGGCACTCGCGGAAGGCCCGTCCGGCGCCATGGTGAGCGCCGCCGTCGTGCTCATCCTGGTGGGCGCCATCACCAAGTCCGCGCTGGTTCCCTTCCACTTCTGGCTTCCCGGCGCCATGGCCGCCCCCACCCCGGTCAGCGCGTACCTGCACGCCGCCGCCATGGTGAAGGCCGGCATCTACCTGGTGGCACGGCTTGCGCCCGGATTCGCTGAAACGGCCTACTGGCAGCCCGTGGTGTTGGGCCTGGGCCTGGCCACCATGCTGGTGGGCGGCTACCGCGCCCTGCGCCAGACCGACATCAAACTCATCCTCGCCTACGGCACCGTCAGCCAGCTGGGCTTCCTCACCATGGTGGTGGGCCTCGGCACGCCGGACGCGGCGCTGGCGGGCCTGGCGATGCTGCTGGCCCACGGCCTCTTCAAGGCGACGCTCTTCCTGGTGGTCGGCATCATTGACCACCAGTCCGGAACACGCGACGTCCGGAAGCTCTCGGGCGTCTTCCGGTCCTCCCGCGCCCTCGGAATCGTGGCCGGCATCGGCGCCGCCTCCATGGCAGGCGTCCCCTTCCTTGCCGGATTCGTGGCCAAGGAATCGGTGCTGGAAGCGTTCGTCCACCACGCCGGCGACCCGGACGCCGGGCCGTGGGGCATGGTGGTCCTGGTGGGGCTGGTCCTGGGTTCGGTCCTTACCTTCGCCTACAGCGCGCGGTTCATGTGGGGCGCCTTCGCCGTCAAACCCGGCGTGGAGCCCACCAAGTTCAAAGCCGTCCGGCCTTCCTTCATCGCGGCCCCGGCCATCCTGAGCATCCTGACCATCGCCTACGGCCTGTGGCCGGTACCTGTTGACGCGTGGATCCAGCCGTACGCCGCGCTGTTCGCGTCCGCCGCGCCCGACGCCGGGACGCCGGGCGAGCAGGCCGGTCACCTGGCGCTGTGGCACGGCCTGACCCCCGCACTTGGGTTGACCGCGCTCACCTTTGTCCTCGGCGCCGCCATGTACTTCGGCCGCAACGCCGTGGCCCGTGCGCAGGCGCTGGTGCCGGACTGGGTGGACGCCGACCGCGCCTACCAGCTGACTATCGGTGCGCTGGATGACATCGCCGTGTGGATCACCGGCCGGACCCAGCGCGGTTCGCTCTACTTCTACCTCGCCGTCATCCTCACCGTGGCGTTCGTCCTGCCGCTGACCGCGATCCTCTTCGCCGGCAAGCCGCTTCCGGACAACATCTACCTGGTGGATCCGGGCTCTCCGCTGCAGATCGTCGCGGGCATCGGCATCGTGATCGGCGCCCTCGCGGCCGTCAAGGCGAACAAGCGCTTCCTTGCCGTCCTGATGGTCTCGGTCACCGGCTATGGCATCGCCCTGATGTTCGCCCTCCAGGGCGCCCCGGACCTGGCACTGACTCAGATGCTGGTGGAAACCATCATCCTGGTGGCCTTCGTCCTTGGCATGCGCCGCCTCCCGCCCGAACTGCGGGACCGTACCGGCGGCAAATACCGGGTGGTACGGGTGATCATCGGCGCGGCCTTCGGAGCCACCATGGTCTTCGCGGCCATCTATGCCATGGGCGCCCGTGTGGCCCAGCCCATCTCCCTGCAGTTCCCGCAGCTGGCCTACGAGGGCGGCGGCGGGCTGAACATCGTCAACGTCACGCTGGTGGACATCAGGGCCTGGGACACGTTCGGTGAGATCACCGTGCTGGCACTGGCCGCCACGGGTGTTGCAAGCCTGATCTTCGTCCGCGGCCGCGGCGACCGCCTGCGGGCCTCCGCCTCGGTGGCGGAAGGAACCGTGGGCCGGTTCCACGGCGTGGACCCGGGTTCGCGGGACGGCGCCGCACTGGCCATCAGCAGGAAGTTCGCCACAGCCACCCGGGACGCCTGGCTGGTGGCCGGCCGGACGCTGGCACCGGAACGCCGCTCCATCATCTTCGAAGTGGTCACCCGGCTGGTCTTCCACTCGCTGGTGATCTTCTCGCTGTACCTTCTGTTCGCCGGCCACAACCTGCCGGGCGGCGGCTTCGCCGGCGGCCTGACAGCCGGCCTGGCCCTGACCATCCGCTACCTGGCCGGCGGGCGGTTCGAACTCAGCGAGGCAACTCCCGTCAGCGCCGGTGGCCTGCTGGGCATCGGCCTGGCCACGGCCGCAGGCTCCGGTGTTGCCCCGCTGTTCCTGGGCGGGCAGGTGTTCCAGAGCGCCATCATCCAGTTCTGGCTGCCTGTGTTCGGGGACATCAAGTTCGTCACGTCCACCATTTTCGACATCGGCGTCTACATCGTGGTGGTGGGCCTGGTGCTGGACGTGCTGCGCAGCCTCGGCGCTGAAGTGGACGTACACATCGAGGAGCGGGGCTCCGAACCCGCAGAGTACGAGGAACCCGAAGACATGCCAGCCGAAACCATCTCAGGAGGCAAGGCATGA
- a CDS encoding MFS transporter: MNSASAPRAMQPSSELASGNQVSTKGRILAWASWDWGSAAFNAVMTTFVFTVYLTSNAFGGKDEASAVLGGALAVAGLAIALLAPVTGQRSDAGGRRKLWLGVNTAAVAVLTGLCFFVFPQPEFLLLGVTLIALGNVFFEFAGVNYNAMLAQISTPRNIGKVSGIGWGAGYLGGIVALLIVLQLFVQPSFEWFGASTQDSLNIRLVAVFSALWFFIFALPVLFAVPELPRTGRAARLGIVASYRLLFRRIRAIYATSPHTIYFLLASAVFRDGLAAVFTFGGIIAAGTFGFELSQVIFFAIFGNVVAAVGAIIGGFLDDRVGPKAVIIGSLAGLLVAGTVILVLGNGDYSFFGMDWAGSTTFWVFGLFLCLFVGPAQSSSRAYLARLAPHGESGELFGLYATTGRAVSFLAPALFTLCITVATPLVAAGEAQRWGILGIMVVLLAGLLVLLPVKSPDKAPIAVVPSA; the protein is encoded by the coding sequence ATGAACAGCGCCAGCGCTCCCCGGGCCATGCAGCCGTCCTCGGAACTCGCATCCGGCAACCAGGTCTCCACCAAGGGCAGGATCCTGGCCTGGGCGTCCTGGGACTGGGGTTCGGCAGCCTTCAACGCCGTGATGACCACGTTCGTGTTCACCGTCTACCTGACGTCCAACGCCTTCGGCGGCAAGGACGAAGCCTCAGCGGTCCTCGGCGGCGCCCTCGCCGTGGCGGGCCTCGCCATCGCACTGCTGGCCCCGGTGACCGGGCAGCGCTCCGACGCCGGCGGCAGGCGGAAGCTGTGGCTGGGAGTCAACACGGCCGCCGTCGCCGTCCTCACCGGACTGTGCTTCTTCGTCTTCCCGCAGCCGGAATTCCTGCTGCTGGGCGTCACCCTGATCGCCCTGGGCAACGTGTTCTTCGAATTCGCCGGGGTCAACTACAACGCCATGCTGGCCCAGATCTCCACCCCCAGGAACATCGGCAAAGTCAGCGGCATCGGCTGGGGCGCCGGGTACCTGGGCGGCATCGTGGCCCTTCTGATCGTCCTGCAGCTGTTCGTCCAGCCCAGCTTTGAGTGGTTCGGCGCATCCACCCAGGACAGCCTGAACATCCGGCTGGTGGCCGTGTTCTCCGCCCTCTGGTTCTTCATCTTTGCCCTGCCGGTCCTGTTCGCGGTCCCGGAACTGCCCCGGACCGGCAGGGCGGCCCGCCTCGGCATCGTGGCCAGCTACCGGCTGCTCTTCCGCCGGATCCGCGCCATCTACGCCACCAGCCCGCACACCATCTACTTCCTGCTGGCCAGCGCCGTGTTCCGTGACGGGCTGGCCGCGGTGTTCACCTTCGGCGGCATCATCGCCGCAGGCACCTTCGGGTTCGAGCTGTCCCAGGTCATCTTCTTCGCCATCTTCGGCAACGTGGTGGCGGCAGTGGGCGCGATCATCGGCGGGTTCCTGGACGACAGGGTGGGTCCGAAGGCCGTCATCATCGGCTCACTCGCGGGCCTTCTTGTGGCAGGGACCGTGATCCTCGTCCTGGGCAACGGCGACTATTCCTTCTTCGGCATGGATTGGGCAGGCAGCACCACGTTCTGGGTGTTCGGCCTGTTCCTCTGCCTGTTCGTAGGCCCGGCGCAGTCGTCATCGCGCGCCTACCTCGCCCGGCTCGCACCGCACGGGGAATCCGGCGAACTGTTCGGCCTCTACGCCACCACCGGCCGGGCCGTCAGCTTCCTGGCACCGGCCCTCTTCACGCTGTGCATCACGGTGGCAACCCCGCTGGTGGCGGCCGGCGAGGCGCAGCGCTGGGGCATCCTGGGCATCATGGTGGTCCTTCTCGCCGGGTTGTTGGTCCTGCTGCCGGTGAAGTCGCCGGACAAGGCTCCCATCGCCGTCGTCCCCTCCGCCTGA
- a CDS encoding cation:proton antiporter regulatory subunit: MNVDETNLPGLGRRKDFMTASGRRIGVVELREGQTELIVSTWDDPDTCQASIPLTSDEAATLGNLLGGQHLAMKLTEEHKDVPGIVTRQFSIAPESPFQNQPMGKACIRTRCGVSIVAIMREGEVLPSPGPDVILHTGDLLVAVGTLEGLDSAADILRHG; encoded by the coding sequence ATGAACGTGGACGAAACGAACCTTCCCGGCCTCGGCCGCAGGAAGGACTTCATGACAGCTTCCGGACGCCGGATCGGCGTGGTGGAACTGAGGGAAGGCCAGACCGAACTGATCGTCTCCACGTGGGACGATCCCGATACCTGCCAGGCTTCCATTCCGCTGACCAGCGACGAAGCCGCCACCCTGGGCAACCTGCTGGGTGGCCAGCACCTTGCCATGAAGCTGACCGAGGAGCACAAGGACGTCCCGGGCATCGTCACCCGGCAATTCTCGATCGCCCCGGAGTCCCCGTTCCAGAACCAGCCCATGGGCAAGGCGTGCATCCGTACACGGTGCGGCGTCTCCATCGTTGCCATCATGCGTGAAGGGGAGGTCCTGCCCTCGCCCGGACCCGACGTGATCCTGCATACCGGTGACCTGCTGGTTGCCGTTGGAACCCTGGAAGGCCTCGATTCGGCGGCCGACATCCTGCGCCACGGCTGA
- a CDS encoding cation:proton antiporter — protein MDPLALTLIELGAVVFCLGLLARLAGRIGMSPIPLYLLGGLAFGAGGVVKLEGMHEFAHLSGEIGVILLLLMLGLEYTAAELFTGLRRSWQAGVLDLVLNFIPGAALALLLGWGGVGAMVMGGVTYISSSGIAAKVITDLGRLGNRETPVVLSILVFEDLAMAVYLPILTATLAGVSFLGGLTTVAIALAVVTAVLMVALRHGHHVSKAVHSENSEVFLLNVLGAALLVAGLASAMQVSAAVGAFMLGIAISGATAHNATRILEPLRDLFAAIFFVAFGLNTDPTTIPPVLGWALVLAVLTAGTKMATGIWAAKREGIARPGRFRAGATLIARGEFSIVIAGLAVASGAVPSNLAALATAYVLLMAVIGPLAARFVEPLVKASSRRRQVPAQA, from the coding sequence ATGGACCCGCTGGCCCTGACCCTCATTGAACTGGGGGCCGTTGTGTTCTGCCTTGGCCTGCTGGCCAGGCTGGCCGGACGGATTGGAATGTCACCCATCCCGCTCTACCTGCTGGGCGGGCTCGCTTTTGGTGCCGGTGGCGTGGTGAAGCTCGAAGGCATGCACGAGTTCGCACACCTTTCCGGCGAGATCGGCGTCATCCTGCTCCTGCTTATGCTCGGACTGGAATATACGGCGGCGGAGCTGTTCACAGGCCTGCGGCGCTCGTGGCAGGCCGGCGTGCTGGACCTCGTGCTCAACTTCATTCCGGGAGCGGCGCTGGCCCTGCTCCTGGGCTGGGGCGGCGTGGGGGCCATGGTGATGGGCGGCGTCACCTACATTTCCTCGTCCGGAATCGCGGCAAAAGTCATCACGGACCTGGGCCGGCTGGGCAACCGCGAAACACCGGTGGTGCTGTCCATCCTGGTCTTCGAAGACCTGGCCATGGCCGTCTACCTGCCCATCCTCACTGCCACTCTTGCGGGCGTGAGTTTCCTGGGCGGACTGACCACGGTGGCCATTGCCTTGGCTGTGGTCACAGCGGTGCTCATGGTGGCGCTGCGGCACGGCCACCATGTGTCCAAGGCCGTGCATAGCGAAAACTCGGAGGTGTTCCTGCTCAACGTGCTGGGCGCCGCGCTCCTGGTGGCCGGACTGGCCTCTGCCATGCAGGTTTCCGCAGCGGTGGGCGCCTTCATGCTCGGCATCGCCATCTCAGGCGCCACCGCCCACAACGCCACGCGCATCCTCGAACCGCTGCGCGACCTGTTCGCCGCCATCTTCTTCGTGGCCTTCGGGTTGAATACCGATCCCACGACCATTCCGCCGGTTCTGGGTTGGGCCCTGGTACTGGCAGTGTTGACTGCCGGAACCAAGATGGCCACCGGAATCTGGGCAGCCAAACGCGAAGGAATTGCCAGGCCCGGACGTTTCCGCGCCGGTGCCACGCTCATAGCCCGCGGCGAATTCTCGATCGTGATCGCCGGACTGGCCGTCGCCTCAGGTGCCGTGCCGTCCAACCTTGCAGCCCTGGCAACCGCCTACGTCCTGCTGATGGCCGTCATCGGCCCCCTGGCCGCGCGGTTCGTGGAACCCCTGGTCAAGGCATCTTCGCGACGGCGGCAGGTCCCGGCGCAGGCGTAG